The DNA segment GCCGAAGACGCGGTGATTCAGCGAGCCGGAATTCTGTTCAAGGATCTTGATGCAACCATCGAATTCAAGAACCAGGCCCGGGTTCATCTCTGGTACGGCGAGCATTTCGCCAGGCCTTACCCACAGTTGCAATCTACCCGCGACGGTATTGATCGTTACCTGATCGCCGGGACCTGCGTAGGGCTTGAACTCGACAGCGGCGAACTCTATGCGCCTTACGGGCTGGACGATATCGACCAGGGACTGCTGCGCATCAACCCACTGAATACCGAAGCGGAACTGTTTGCCAACAAGGCCAGCAGCTACCAGGCACGCTGGCCCTGGCTGCGCGTCGTGGACTGAGTCTGAGCAACAGACACAGATGACGCATGGCAGATAGCCAACCCAAAGACATACAAATATCTGATTATTAAAAAATCAATAGATAACCATTTTTCATAATTAGCTTAGAGCGAAAAAGACTTTCACAGTCATTTCTTATAGGGATAAGGTCTGATCCATACCCGACCCCTTTCCTGGTGGAGGCCATTGCCACGATTGATCCAGGACCTTGCGGCCCTGGTCAGGAGCCCTCTATGCCAACCCGTTCCCTGCTCGCCTCGCTGATTGGCACCGCCCTGCTTGGCGGCTCTTTGCTGTTCAGCACTCTGAGCCAGGCCGCCGACCTCGCGCCATTGAAAGTCGCCAACCAGAAATCTTCATACAAGTTGCTGTTGCAGGCGGCCGGTGAACTCAAGGATGTGCCCTACACCATCGAGTTTTCCGAGTTTCCGGCCGCCGCGCCGCTGGGCGAAGCCCTGAACGCCGGGGCGGTGGATGTCGGCGGGCTGGGCGATGCGCCTTACGTGTTTGCGCTCGGAGCCGGGTCGCCGTTGAAGGTGGTCAGCATTACCCACGCCGATGGACGCTTCTCGACTTCGATTCTGGTGCCCAAGGATTCACCACTGAAAACCGCTGCGGATCTCAAAGGCAAGCGGGTGGTGACCAACCGTGGTTCCATCGGCCACTTTCTGGTGATCAAGGCGCTGCGCGATGCCGGGCTGCAAAGCTCGGACGTCACCTTCGTCAACCTGTTGCCCAGCGATGCCCGCAGCGCGCTGGAAAGCGGCAACGCCGATGCCTGGTCGACCTGGGATCCCTACACCACCATCGCCATCACCCAGAACGGCGCACGCATTCTGCGCAAGGGTGACGACCTGCTGACCAACCACCTGTACACCGCCGCGACCAGCAAGGCGATTGCCGAAAAACGCGTGCAGCTCGATGATTTTGTGCAACGTCTGGACCGCGCCTGGGCCTGGGCCAACCAGCATCCCAAGGAGTACGCCCAGGCTCAGGCGAAGGTCACCGGGCTGCCGCTGGAAGTGCACCTGGCCAGCGCCGAGGCCACGGATTTCCAGAAGGTCGCGATTACCGACCAGGTGGTCGCCAACCTGCAGCAAACCGCCGACATCTACCGCGAGGAAGGCATTCTCAGCAAGCCGGTGGACGTCTCCAAAGGGTTCGATCCGAGCTTCAATACCGTGCGCGGTTTGCCCGCAGCGGCGGCGTTAGCCGCAATACCGTCCAGATAAGCCCTACGGACCCTGTGGGAGCGAGCCTGGTCTGGGCGGCATACCGACGAAGAGGCCAGTAAGTCGCAGCCTCTACTGCGAATGTGCCGCCGTCTTGGCTGAGCAACCGGAGCGTCGGCCGGCCACTCCCGCAGGTCTAATCGAACGGTATTGGTTTTAGCAGCCAGGCGGTATTAGCGGCTAACACGGAGCCCCGCCCGGCCGCTCCTACGATGCCCCCCATAAGGACATGTTCCATGAATGCATACACCCGTCTGCAGTCAGGCCCACGCTCGCCCGCGTTTTGCGGTCTGCTGCTGTGTGGCCTGGCCAGTGCAGTCCAGGCTGCCGACGCCGACACCGTGTTGGGCACGGTGTCGGTGATTTCCACCGGCACCCGTGGCAACACCCTGACCGTCGCCGAGAGCCCGTCGCCGATCGATATCATCAGCGGCGAGCAGATCCGCAAGACCGGCAAGGCCAGCCTGCGTGAAGCGCTGGGCAAGATCGTGCCGTCGTTCAGTGCACCGGCCCAGGCCGGTGGCGGGACCTCTTCGTCGGTGCGGCCGGTGTCGATCCGTGGTCTGTCCGGGGATCATCTGCTGGTGCTGGTCAACGGCAAGCGGCGCCACAACACCGCCGTGTACAACAACTTTGCGCGCATCGCCAGCGGCAGCGTGCCGGTGGATCTGGACCTGATTCCCACCGCCGCCATCGAGCGCATCGAACTGCTGCGCGACGGCGCGTCGGCGCAGTATGGCTCCGATGCGATTGCCGGGGTGCTGAACATCATCCTCAAAAGCCAGGCCGAAGGTGGCAGCGCCAGCGTCACCACCGGTCAGCAGCAAGACAAGCCCGGCGACCTGGTACAAACCGCGCTCAATGGCGGCTTCGCGCTGGGCCAGAACGGTGGGTTCTTCAACACCTCACTGGACATTCGCCTGCAAGGCCCATCCTATGCCGCAGGCGATGCTCAAGGCGCCTGGTATTACCCGGTACTCAATGGCCAGTCAGTGCCGTTCGGCACCCCAGGTGCCAGCCCCGACCCACGGGAAGGCTCGGTGGACCGACTGCTGGAGAAAGGCTATGGCCGCTCCAACCGCGACGAGGTCTATAACCTGTCGTACAACGCCGAACTGCCGATTCACGACAACCTCAAGCTGTATTCGTTTTCGACCTACAGCGACCGGACGATTGTCGACACCCGCGGCAGCTTTCGGGCGACCAATCTGGGCTCGATCCCGCAGATCGTCCCCGACGGCTTTCATGCCCAGCGGCTGATCGACGAGCAGGACTTTCAGGTCGCGTTCGGCGGCAAGGGCGATGTCGGCGGCTGGGGTTACGACCTGAGCACCACCTATGGCAAGGACGACGTACGGCTCGGTGCGCAGAACACCCTCAACTCGTCCATCGGCCCCACCAGCAAGACTGACTTCTACCTCGGCTCGCTGGAGTTCGAGCAGTGGACCAGTAACCTGGATTTCACCCGGCCATTCGACATCGGCCTGCCCAGACCGCTGCAGTTTTCAGCCGGGGTCGAGCACCGTTGGGAAAAGTATGTGCAAGGTGCCGGCGAGCCGGACTCCTACCGCGACGGCGGTTATGTGTACCCGGCCGGTCATCCGCGTGCCGGGCAACGCCCTACCGCCGGGCTGCAATCGTTTACCGGCACCTCGGTGGTGGATGCCGGTTCCCCGGACCGCGACAGCGTGGCCTTCTATCTGGACGCCGGCACCAATCTGACCGAGAAGCTCTACACCAGCGCGGCGTTTCGCTTCGAGCACTACGACGACAGCTCGGGCAACACCGCCAGCGGCAAGCTGTCGAGCCGCTATGAACTGGCGCCCGGCCTGGCGTTGCGCGGCACCTTCAATACCGGCTTTCGGGCACCGTCGCTGGCCCAGCAGACCTTCTCGGTGACCCAGAACACCGCGACCCTGCTGCCCGATGGCACCACCCAGTTACTCCTGGCCCGCTACCTGCCGCCAAGTAGCACCGCTGCCCAGGCGCTGGGGGCGCGGGATCTGGAGCCGGAGAAATCCACCAACTTCAGCGTCGGCCTGTCGTGGGAGCCAACCCGCAATGCACGGGTGACGCTGGACGCCTACCGCATCGAGATCAAAGACCGCATCGTCAAGAGCGAGATCATCCGCGACACCGGCACCTCGAGCCGGGTGCGCGACACCCTGGCCTCGCTGGGCATCAACGATTTGTACTCGGCGCAATACAACATGAACGGCGTCGACACCCGCACCGACGGTATCGATCTGGTCAGCGAGTTGCACAGTGACTACGGCCGCTTCGGTACGGTGCGCTGGTCGGCGCAATACAGCTACAACCGCACCACCCTCGAAGGCATCAAGCGCAACGGCACCGTCGACAGCCTGCTGGGTAGCAATTATGTGATTTTCGGTCATCAGGCGCAGACCGACCTGACCGAGGGCTCGCCGCGCGACAAGCTGGTGTTGGGCGGTCACTGGAAGGTCGGAGATTTCATCACCGACCTGCAAGTGAGCCGCTACGGCAAGTACACCGAGGCCGGCACCAGCGCCGCCGCCGATCAGCGTTTCGGCGCCAAGTGGATCACCGATCTGGACGTGACCTACCTGCTGACCGACAACATTTCTCTGTCGCTGGGCGCCAACAACCTGTTCGGCGTACGCCCCGACAAACAGGACCCGACCCCGACCGCCACCGGGTTGGGCAGCAGCAACCCCACCGAGATCAACAACCCCGACGCCTACGGCAGCTTCAGCCCGTACGGGCTGAACGGCGCGTTCTATTACGCGCGGGTTTCGTATGACTGGTAAGCGTCAGTGATTGCTTCGCGGCTAAAGCCGCTCCTGCCACCGCTATTACCGTAACCACAAGAGGACTACAGCATGCCCGCAGAAAAC comes from the Pseudomonas sp. StFLB209 genome and includes:
- a CDS encoding nucleotidyltransferase family protein, whose amino-acid sequence is MSLTHQQLIAIASNDPVNAELIRRLPELGLEQCALVAGCLFQAVWNQRSGLAPGWGIKDYDVFYFDTDLSWEAEDAVIQRAGILFKDLDATIEFKNQARVHLWYGEHFARPYPQLQSTRDGIDRYLIAGTCVGLELDSGELYAPYGLDDIDQGLLRINPLNTEAELFANKASSYQARWPWLRVVD
- a CDS encoding ABC transporter substrate-binding protein — its product is MPTRSLLASLIGTALLGGSLLFSTLSQAADLAPLKVANQKSSYKLLLQAAGELKDVPYTIEFSEFPAAAPLGEALNAGAVDVGGLGDAPYVFALGAGSPLKVVSITHADGRFSTSILVPKDSPLKTAADLKGKRVVTNRGSIGHFLVIKALRDAGLQSSDVTFVNLLPSDARSALESGNADAWSTWDPYTTIAITQNGARILRKGDDLLTNHLYTAATSKAIAEKRVQLDDFVQRLDRAWAWANQHPKEYAQAQAKVTGLPLEVHLASAEATDFQKVAITDQVVANLQQTADIYREEGILSKPVDVSKGFDPSFNTVRGLPAAAALAAIPSR
- a CDS encoding TonB-dependent receptor plug domain-containing protein encodes the protein MNAYTRLQSGPRSPAFCGLLLCGLASAVQAADADTVLGTVSVISTGTRGNTLTVAESPSPIDIISGEQIRKTGKASLREALGKIVPSFSAPAQAGGGTSSSVRPVSIRGLSGDHLLVLVNGKRRHNTAVYNNFARIASGSVPVDLDLIPTAAIERIELLRDGASAQYGSDAIAGVLNIILKSQAEGGSASVTTGQQQDKPGDLVQTALNGGFALGQNGGFFNTSLDIRLQGPSYAAGDAQGAWYYPVLNGQSVPFGTPGASPDPREGSVDRLLEKGYGRSNRDEVYNLSYNAELPIHDNLKLYSFSTYSDRTIVDTRGSFRATNLGSIPQIVPDGFHAQRLIDEQDFQVAFGGKGDVGGWGYDLSTTYGKDDVRLGAQNTLNSSIGPTSKTDFYLGSLEFEQWTSNLDFTRPFDIGLPRPLQFSAGVEHRWEKYVQGAGEPDSYRDGGYVYPAGHPRAGQRPTAGLQSFTGTSVVDAGSPDRDSVAFYLDAGTNLTEKLYTSAAFRFEHYDDSSGNTASGKLSSRYELAPGLALRGTFNTGFRAPSLAQQTFSVTQNTATLLPDGTTQLLLARYLPPSSTAAQALGARDLEPEKSTNFSVGLSWEPTRNARVTLDAYRIEIKDRIVKSEIIRDTGTSSRVRDTLASLGINDLYSAQYNMNGVDTRTDGIDLVSELHSDYGRFGTVRWSAQYSYNRTTLEGIKRNGTVDSLLGSNYVIFGHQAQTDLTEGSPRDKLVLGGHWKVGDFITDLQVSRYGKYTEAGTSAAADQRFGAKWITDLDVTYLLTDNISLSLGANNLFGVRPDKQDPTPTATGLGSSNPTEINNPDAYGSFSPYGLNGAFYYARVSYDW